A stretch of the Panicum virgatum strain AP13 chromosome 9N, P.virgatum_v5, whole genome shotgun sequence genome encodes the following:
- the LOC120690078 gene encoding phytochrome C-like, whose protein sequence is MSSSRSNNRARSSSARSKHSARVVAQTPVDAQLHTEFEGSQRHFDYSSSVSAANRPSASTSTSTVSTYLQNMQRGRFIQPFGCLLAVHPDTFALLAYSGNAPEMLDLTPHAVPTIDQRDALAIGADVRMLFRSQSSVALHKAASFGEVNLLNPILVHARTSGKPFYAIMHRIDVGLVIDLEPVNPAEVPVTAAGSLKSYKLAAKAISRLQSLPSGNLSLLCDVLVREVSELTGYDRVMAYKFHEDEHGEVIAECRRSDLEPYLGLHYPATDIPQASRFMFMKNKVRMIYDCSATPVKIIQDDSLAQPLSLCGSTLRAPHGCHTQYMANMGSVASLVMSITINEDAEEDGDTGSDQQPKGRKLWGLVVCHHMTPRFVPFPLRYACEFLLQVFGIQLNKEVELAAQAKERHILRTQTLLCDMLVRDAPVGIFTQLPNVMDLVKCDGAALYYQNQLWVLGSTPSKAEIKSIVTWLQENHDGSTGLSTDSLVEAGYPGAAALREVVCGMAAIKISSKDFIFWFRAHTAKEIKWGGSKHETVDADENGRQMHPRSSFKAFLEVVKWRSVPWEDVEMDAIHSLQLILRGSLQDKDANKNNVMSIVEAPSEDTKNIQGLLELRTVTNEMVRLIETATAPIFAVDIDGNINGWNNKVAELTGLPVMEAIGRPLVDLVMSDSVEVVKLILDSALPGIEEQNLEIKLKTFNQQECNGPVILMVNSCCNRDLSDKVVGVCFVAQDLTGQKMIMDKYTRIQGDYVTIVKNPSELIPPIFMINDLGSCLEWNEAMQRITGMKREDAIDKLLIGEVFTLHDYGCRVKDHATLTKLSILMNTVISGQDPGKLLFGFFDTYGKYVESLLTANKRTNVEGKITGALCFLHVASPELQHALKVQKMSEQAAANSFKELTYIRQELRNPLNGMQFTHSLLEPSELTEEQRRLVASNVLCQDQLKKILHDTDLESIEQCYMEMNMEEFKLEEALNTVLMQGMSLGKEKWISIERDWPVEVSSMYLYGDNLRLQQVLADYLACTLQFTQPAKGPIVLQVIPKKENIGSGMQIAHLEFRIVHPAPGVPEALIQEMFRHSSEVSREGLGLYISQKLVKTMSGTVQYLREADSSSFIVLVEFPVAQLSSKRSKPSTSKF, encoded by the exons ATGTCGTCGTCGCGATCCAACAACCGGGCCCGGAGCAGCTCGGCGCGGTCCAAGCACAGCGCGCGGGTGGTGGCGCAGACGCCCGTGGACGCGCAGCTGCACACCGAGTTCGAGGGCTCCCAGCGCCACTTCGACTACTCCTCCTCGGTGAGCGCGGCCAACCGCCCGTCcgccagcaccagcaccagcaccgtCTCCACCTACCTCCAGAACATGCAGCGGGGCCGCTTCATCCAGCCCTTCGGCTGCCTGCTCGCCGTCCACCCGGACACCTTCGCGCTGCTCGCCTACAGCGGGAACGCGCCCGAGATGCTCGACCTCACGCCGCACGCAGTCCCCACCATCGACCAGCGGGATGCGCTCGCCATCGGCGCCGACGTGCGCATGCTCTTCCGCTCGCAGAGCTCCGTCGCGCTGCACAAGGCTGCCTCCTTCGGGGAGGTCAACCTGCTCAACCCCATCCTCGTGCATGCCAGGACGTCGGGGAAGCCCTTCTACGCCATTATGCACCGCATCGACGTTGGCCTCGTCATCGATCTCGAGCCGGTCAATCCCGCCGAGGTGCCAGTCACCGCCGCGGGATCGCTCAAGTCGTACAAGCTCGCCGCCAAGGCTATCTCCAGGCTGCAGTCGCTGCCCAGCGGGAACCTTTCGCTGCTGTGCGATGTGCTTGTCCGTGAGGTGAGCGAGCTCACGGGCTATGACAGGGTCATGGCGTACAAGTTCCATGAGGATGAGCATGGCGAGGTTATCGCCGAGTGCAGGAGATCTGATCTAGAACCATATCTTGGCCTGCACTACCCAGCCACGGACATCCCGCAGGCGTCCAGATTTATGTTTATGAAGAACAAAGTGCGGATGATATACGATTGCTCTGCCACTCCAGTTAAGATCATTCAGGATGATAGCCTAGCACAGCCTCTCAGCCTATGTGGTTCCACGCTTCGGGCTCCCCATGGTTGCCATACGCAATACATGGCAAACATGGGCTCTGTTGCGTCGCTTGTGATGTCAATAACTATAAACGAGGATGCAGAGGAGGATGGGGATACTGGGAGTGACCAGCAGCCGAAAGGCAGGAAGCTGTGGGGGCTGGTGGTCTGCCATCACATGACTCCGAGGTTCGTTCCTTTCCCACTAAGGTACGCTTGCGAGTTTCTCTTGCAAGTGTTTGGCATACAGCTCAACAAGGAGGTAGAATTGGCTGCTCAGGCAAAGGAGAGGCACATCCTCCGAACGCAAACACTTCTGTGTGATATGCTTGTGCGGGATGCTCCTGTTGGGATATTTACCCAGTTGCCTAATGTAATGGATCTAGTAAAGTGTGATGGAGCGGCACTGTACTACCAAAACCAGCTTTGGGTGCTCGGATCAACACCCTCCAAGGCAGAGATAAAGAGCATTGTCACGTGGCTTCAGGAGAACCATGATGGTTCAACTGGGCTGAGTACCGACAGCTTAGTGGAAGCGGGTTATCCTGGTGCTGCTGCACTTCGTGAGGTTGTGTGTGGCATGGCAGCCATAAAGATCTCTTCCAAAGATTTCATCTTCTGGTTCCGAGCCCACACAGCAAAGGAGATCAAGTGGGGTGGAAGTAAGCATGAAACGGTCGATGCAGATGAGAACGGCCGGCAGATGCATCCACGATCTTCATTCAAGGCATTCTTGGAGGTGGTTAAATGGAGAAGTGTTCCCTGGGAGGATGTTGAAATGGACGCTATCCATTCTTTGCAGTTAATATTACGCGGCTCCCTGCAAGATAAAGATGCCAACAAAAACAATGTAATGTCCATTGTAGAAGCTCCATCTGAGGATACAAAGAATATACAGGGGCTACTTGAGCTAAGAACAGTTACAAACGAGATGGTCCGCTTAATTGAGACAGCAACTGCCCCTATCTTTGCTGTTGACATTGACGGTAACATAAATGGGTGGAATAATAAAGTCGCAGAACTCACTGGATTACCTGTTATGGAAGCCATAGGGAGGCCCCTTGTAGATCTTGTCATGTCTGATTCTGTTGAAGTGGTTAAACTGATTTTGGACTCAGCTTTACCAG GAATCGAAGAGCAAAATCTGGAGATCAAGCTTAAAACATTCAATCAACAGGAATGCAATGGCCCCGTAATTTTGATGGTCAACTCCTGCTGCAATCGGGACCTTTCAGACAAAGTTGTTGGAGTTTGCTTTGTAGCTCAAGATTTGACTGGGCAGAAGATGATAATGGATAAGTATACTAGGATACAAGGAGACTATGTTACCATAGTGAAGAACCCCAGTGAGCTTATCCCTCCCATATTTATGATCAATGATCTTGGTTCCTGCTTAGAGTGGAATGAAGCTATGCAGAGGATTACCGGTATGAAAAGGGAAGATGCAATAGATAAGTTGTTAATTGGGGAGGTTTTCACCCTTCATGATTATGGCTGTAGGGTGAAAGATCATGCTACTCTAACAAAACTTAGCATACTGATGAACACAGTGATTTCTGGTCAGGATCCTGGGAAACTCCTTTTTGGTTTCTTCGATACATATGGCAAGTATGTGGAATCCCTGCTCACAGCAAATAAGAGGACAAATGTTGAGGGCAAGATCACCGGTGCTCTTTGCTTTCTGCATGTGGCCAGCCCAGAGCTTCAGCATGCTCTCAAGGTGCAGAAAATGTCTGAACAAGCTGCTGCAAACAGCTTTAAGGAATTAACCTACATTCGCCAAGAATTAAGAAACCCACTCAATGGCATGCAATTTACACATAGTTTATTGGAACCTTCTGAGTTGACAGAGGAACAGAGGCGGCTTGTTGCATCTAATGTTCTCTGTCAGGATCAGCTGAAAAAGATTTTACACGACACTGATCTTGAAAGCATTGAACAGTG CTATATGGAGATGAACATGGAAGAATTCAAACTTGAGGAGGCTCTGAATACGGTCCTAATGCAAGGCATGTCTCTGGGCAAGGAAAAATGGATTTCTATTGAACGTGATTGGCCTGTGGAAGTATCAAGCATGTACCTCTATGGAGACAATTTAAGGCTTCAGCAGGTCCTAGCAGACTATCTGGCATGCACTCTTCAATTTACCCAACCAGCCAAAGGACCTATTGTGCTCCAAGTCATTCCCAAGAAGGAAAATATTGGGTCTGGCATGCAGATTGCACATTTAGAGTTCAG GATCGTCCATCCAGCACCGGGCGTCCCAGAGGCCCTGATACAGGAGATGTTCCGGCACAGCTCAGAGGTGTCTAGGGAGGGCCTTGGTCTGTACATTAGCCAGAAGCTGGTGAAGACGATGAGCGGCACAGTACAGTACCTCCGGGAAGCCGACAGCTCGTCGTTCATCGTCCTGGTAGAATTCCCTGTCGCCCAACTCAGCAGCAAGCGGTCCAAGCCTTCAACAAGTAAATTCTGA
- the LOC120690079 gene encoding meiotic recombination protein SPO11-1-like isoform X1: MARREKRRGAPPLEGDEQRLRRRQEEAGLLLLRIRGLVRWVVEGVATGRSPSIVLHRYRNYCSAADAASPSHCDCSYDAPVGTDVLSLLHKDCHTSRLNVLLRVLLVVQQLLQQNKHCSKRDIYYMYPSIFVEVAVVDRAINDICILFKCSRHNLNVVPVVKGLVMGWIRFEEGEKKVYCITNVNAAFSIPVSIEAIKVSWCLFRSFPLADVISVAQYILVVEKETVFQRLANDKFCERNRCIVITGRGYPDIPTRRFLRYLVEQLHLPAYCLVDSDPHGFDILATYKFGSLQLAYDANLLRVPDIRWLGVFTSDFEDFCLPDCCLLHLSPEDRRKAEGILARCYLHKEAPELRSELEAMLQKGVKFEIEALSASSISFLSDKYIPEKIKQGRHL, from the exons ATGgcgaggagggagaagaggaggggTGCACCGCCGCTAGAAGGCGACGAGCAGCGGCTGCGGCGGAGGCAGGAGGAGgcggggctcctcctcctcaggaTCAGAG GGCTCGTGCGCTGGGTCGTCGAGGGGGTCGCCACCGGCCGCTCCCCGTCCATCGTGCTCCACCGGTACCGGAACTACTGCTCGGCCGCCGACGCTGCGTCCCCATCCCATTG TGACTGCAGCTACGACGCCCCCGTCGGCACAGACGTCCTCTCCCTGCTCCACAAGGACTGCCACACCTCTCGCCTCA ATGTGCTCCTGAGGGTGCTTCTCGTGGtgcagcagctcctgcagcAGAACAAGCACTGCTCCAAGAGGGACATCTACTACATGTACCCCTCCATTTTCGTAG AAGTAGCTGTTGTTGACCGTGCCATCAATGATATCTGCATACTCTTCAAGTGCAGTCGGCACAATCTCAATGTG GTTCCTGTAGTGAAAGG TTTGGTGATGGGCTGGATAAGATTTGAGGAGGGTGAAAAAAAAGTGTATTGCATAACAAACGTCAATGCT GCTTTCTCCATCCCTGTTAGCATTGAGGCAATCAAAG TGAGCTGGTGTCTTTTTCGTTCTTTTCCTCTTGCAGATGTTATTAGTGTTGCTCAGTACATACTTGTAGTTGAGAAGGAAACAG TGTTCCAGCGTTTGGCCAATGACAAGTTCTGTGAAAGAAATCGCTGCATTGTTATTACA GGAAGAGGCTACCCAGATATTCCAACAAGGAG ATTCCTGCGATACCTTGTTGAACAGCTGCATCTACCTGCTTATTGCTTAGTGGACTCAGACCCTCATGGTTTCGACATTCTGGCCACATATAAATTTGGTTCCTTG CAATTGGCATATGATGCAAACTTGCTGCGTGTACCTGATATACGGTGGCTTGGGGTTTTCACATCTGACTTTGAGGATTTTTGCCTTCCAGACTGCTGCCTGCTTCATTTGTCACCTGAAG ATAGGAGGAAAGCTGAAGGTATTCTTGCCAGGTGCTATTTACACAAGGAAGCCCCAGAATTGAG GTCAGAGTTGGAAGCGATGTTACAAAAGGGTGTCAAGTTTGAGATTGAGGCACTATCCGCAAGCTCCATTTCATTTTTATCCGACAAATACATCCCTGAGAAGATCAAACAAGGAAGGCATTTATAA
- the LOC120690079 gene encoding meiotic recombination protein SPO11-1-like isoform X2: MARREKRRGAPPLEGDEQRLRRRQEEAGLLLLRIRGLVRWVVEGVATGRSPSIVLHRYRNYCSAADAASPSHCDCSYDAPVGTDVLSLLHKDCHTSRLNVLLRVLLVVQQLLQQNKHCSKRDIYYMYPSIFVEVAVVDRAINDICILFKCSRHNLNVVPVVKGLVMGWIRFEEGEKKVYCITNVNAAFSIPVSIEAIKDVISVAQYILVVEKETVFQRLANDKFCERNRCIVITGRGYPDIPTRRFLRYLVEQLHLPAYCLVDSDPHGFDILATYKFGSLQLAYDANLLRVPDIRWLGVFTSDFEDFCLPDCCLLHLSPEDRRKAEGILARCYLHKEAPELRSELEAMLQKGVKFEIEALSASSISFLSDKYIPEKIKQGRHL, from the exons ATGgcgaggagggagaagaggaggggTGCACCGCCGCTAGAAGGCGACGAGCAGCGGCTGCGGCGGAGGCAGGAGGAGgcggggctcctcctcctcaggaTCAGAG GGCTCGTGCGCTGGGTCGTCGAGGGGGTCGCCACCGGCCGCTCCCCGTCCATCGTGCTCCACCGGTACCGGAACTACTGCTCGGCCGCCGACGCTGCGTCCCCATCCCATTG TGACTGCAGCTACGACGCCCCCGTCGGCACAGACGTCCTCTCCCTGCTCCACAAGGACTGCCACACCTCTCGCCTCA ATGTGCTCCTGAGGGTGCTTCTCGTGGtgcagcagctcctgcagcAGAACAAGCACTGCTCCAAGAGGGACATCTACTACATGTACCCCTCCATTTTCGTAG AAGTAGCTGTTGTTGACCGTGCCATCAATGATATCTGCATACTCTTCAAGTGCAGTCGGCACAATCTCAATGTG GTTCCTGTAGTGAAAGG TTTGGTGATGGGCTGGATAAGATTTGAGGAGGGTGAAAAAAAAGTGTATTGCATAACAAACGTCAATGCT GCTTTCTCCATCCCTGTTAGCATTGAGGCAATCAAAG ATGTTATTAGTGTTGCTCAGTACATACTTGTAGTTGAGAAGGAAACAG TGTTCCAGCGTTTGGCCAATGACAAGTTCTGTGAAAGAAATCGCTGCATTGTTATTACA GGAAGAGGCTACCCAGATATTCCAACAAGGAG ATTCCTGCGATACCTTGTTGAACAGCTGCATCTACCTGCTTATTGCTTAGTGGACTCAGACCCTCATGGTTTCGACATTCTGGCCACATATAAATTTGGTTCCTTG CAATTGGCATATGATGCAAACTTGCTGCGTGTACCTGATATACGGTGGCTTGGGGTTTTCACATCTGACTTTGAGGATTTTTGCCTTCCAGACTGCTGCCTGCTTCATTTGTCACCTGAAG ATAGGAGGAAAGCTGAAGGTATTCTTGCCAGGTGCTATTTACACAAGGAAGCCCCAGAATTGAG GTCAGAGTTGGAAGCGATGTTACAAAAGGGTGTCAAGTTTGAGATTGAGGCACTATCCGCAAGCTCCATTTCATTTTTATCCGACAAATACATCCCTGAGAAGATCAAACAAGGAAGGCATTTATAA
- the LOC120690079 gene encoding meiotic recombination protein SPO11-1-like isoform X3, whose product MARREKRRGAPPLEGDEQRLRRRQEEAGLLLLRIRGLVRWVVEGVATGRSPSIVLHRYRNYCSAADAASPSHCDCSYDAPVGTDVLSLLHKDCHTSRLNVLLRVLLVVQQLLQQNKHCSKRDIYYMYPSIFVEVAVVDRAINDICILFKCSRHNLNVVPVVKGLVMGWIRFEEGEKKVYCITNVNAAFSIPVSIEAIKVSWCLFRSFPLADVISVAQYILVVEKETVFQRLANDKFCERNRCIVITGRGYPDIPTRSNWHMMQTCCVYLIYGGLGFSHLTLRIFAFQTAACFICHLKIGGKLKVFLPGAIYTRKPQN is encoded by the exons ATGgcgaggagggagaagaggaggggTGCACCGCCGCTAGAAGGCGACGAGCAGCGGCTGCGGCGGAGGCAGGAGGAGgcggggctcctcctcctcaggaTCAGAG GGCTCGTGCGCTGGGTCGTCGAGGGGGTCGCCACCGGCCGCTCCCCGTCCATCGTGCTCCACCGGTACCGGAACTACTGCTCGGCCGCCGACGCTGCGTCCCCATCCCATTG TGACTGCAGCTACGACGCCCCCGTCGGCACAGACGTCCTCTCCCTGCTCCACAAGGACTGCCACACCTCTCGCCTCA ATGTGCTCCTGAGGGTGCTTCTCGTGGtgcagcagctcctgcagcAGAACAAGCACTGCTCCAAGAGGGACATCTACTACATGTACCCCTCCATTTTCGTAG AAGTAGCTGTTGTTGACCGTGCCATCAATGATATCTGCATACTCTTCAAGTGCAGTCGGCACAATCTCAATGTG GTTCCTGTAGTGAAAGG TTTGGTGATGGGCTGGATAAGATTTGAGGAGGGTGAAAAAAAAGTGTATTGCATAACAAACGTCAATGCT GCTTTCTCCATCCCTGTTAGCATTGAGGCAATCAAAG TGAGCTGGTGTCTTTTTCGTTCTTTTCCTCTTGCAGATGTTATTAGTGTTGCTCAGTACATACTTGTAGTTGAGAAGGAAACAG TGTTCCAGCGTTTGGCCAATGACAAGTTCTGTGAAAGAAATCGCTGCATTGTTATTACA GGAAGAGGCTACCCAGATATTCCAACAAGGAG CAATTGGCATATGATGCAAACTTGCTGCGTGTACCTGATATACGGTGGCTTGGGGTTTTCACATCTGACTTTGAGGATTTTTGCCTTCCAGACTGCTGCCTGCTTCATTTGTCACCTGAAG ATAGGAGGAAAGCTGAAGGTATTCTTGCCAGGTGCTATTTACACAAGGAAGCCCCAGAATTGA